The following are encoded in a window of Nitrospirota bacterium genomic DNA:
- a CDS encoding NADH-quinone oxidoreductase subunit J, which yields MSELFFGYFATMIIILSILVVTRRNPVHSVMWMLLLFFHIAGLYLFLNAEFIAAIQVIVYAGAILVLFLFVLLLLNLREEVKVKKFVGAWPAGLFITAALLVILLSVVKSFVPGPAGKYSIEFIKQETHTKALGKLLYTDYLFPFEIASLVLLVAIIGAIVLAKRKTGN from the coding sequence CTGTCTGAATTGTTTTTTGGATATTTTGCAACAATGATAATAATTCTTTCGATTCTTGTTGTGACAAGGAGGAATCCCGTTCACAGCGTTATGTGGATGCTATTGCTTTTCTTCCATATCGCAGGCCTTTATCTGTTCCTGAACGCTGAATTTATTGCAGCCATACAGGTTATAGTTTATGCAGGAGCAATACTTGTGCTGTTCCTTTTTGTTTTGCTTCTTCTGAATCTTAGGGAAGAAGTTAAAGTGAAAAAATTTGTCGGCGCATGGCCCGCCGGGCTTTTTATAACTGCGGCTTTGCTTGTGATTCTCTTGAGTGTGGTAAAGTCTTTTGTGCCGGGGCCGGCCGGAAAATATTCCATTGAATTTATAAAACAGGAAACTCATACAAAGGCGCTTGGGAAACTCTTATATACCGATTACCTTTTTCCTTTTGAAATAGCTTCCCTTGTGCTGCTTGTTGCGATTATAGGCGCAATAGTGCTGGCAAAGAGAAAGACGGGGAACTAA
- the nuoK gene encoding NADH-quinone oxidoreductase subunit NuoK: MVPLNWYLMLSAVVFMIGVFGFLTRRNIIIMFISVELMLNAVNISLVAFSHYLQDLRGQILVVFIITVAAAEAAIGLAIIIALFRNKDTVHVDEMNEMKG, encoded by the coding sequence ATGGTCCCTTTAAACTGGTATCTGATGCTGAGCGCGGTTGTCTTTATGATAGGAGTCTTCGGGTTCCTTACGAGGAGGAATATCATAATAATGTTCATATCTGTTGAACTTATGCTGAATGCTGTGAATATCAGCCTTGTGGCATTCAGCCATTACCTGCAGGACTTGAGAGGCCAGATTCTTGTGGTCTTTATAATCACTGTTGCAGCGGCAGAGGCCGCGATAGGGCTTGCGATAATTATTGCGCTGTTCAGGAACAAGGACACAGTCCATGTTGATGAGATGAATGAGATGAAGGGATGA
- the nuoL gene encoding NADH-quinone oxidoreductase subunit L: MNSYLLIPFLPLAAFLINILFGRKYLKENSHWVSILAVAGSWIVSVITLPDVLSGKVINEDLYSWIVSGEFKVSVGFLIDQLTAVMLIVVTTCSTLIHIYSVGYMQGDKGYYRFFAYLSLFTFCMLMLVMANNFLQLYFGWEGVGLCSYFLIGYYFDKKSASDAGKKAFIVNRFGDFGFGLGIIMIFLTFGTVYYEPVFSQAKGLAAQTINFLGYDVHLMTLIALLLFCGSIGKSAQMPLHVWLPDAMEGPTPVSALIHAATMVTAGVFLVARCSPIFSLSETALIVVALTGAITSLFAATIGLVQNDIKRIIAYSTISQLGYMFLAAGVGAYTAGMFHLYTHAFFKALLFLCAGSVMHAMAGELDLQKMGGLKKYMPVTYWTMLIASLSIAGVPGFAGFFSKDEILWLAYSGQSPVGKFVWAIGTVVAFLTAFYSFRLIFLTFHGKFRGTHEQEHHLHESPKAMTIPLMILCIGAVASGWIGIPHLLGGGAHFTEFLKPVLGHPEAHGTHAEEWMVMAISIIAGFSGIGLAALFYLIKTDIPVMLAQKFNAAYKVLWNKYYVDELYSLIIVRPTIWTAKNILIGITDARIIEAVVNGVPKGIGELSRILRKAQTGLLQHYAAIMALGVLVIVAMMLLR, encoded by the coding sequence ATGAATAGTTATCTTTTAATCCCATTTCTGCCGCTTGCCGCCTTTTTGATAAATATCCTGTTCGGCAGGAAGTATCTGAAGGAGAATAGCCACTGGGTGTCGATACTGGCAGTTGCCGGCTCGTGGATTGTGAGCGTGATAACACTGCCTGATGTCCTGTCAGGCAAGGTAATAAATGAAGACCTCTACTCATGGATTGTTTCCGGCGAATTCAAAGTCTCCGTAGGGTTCCTTATTGACCAGCTTACGGCAGTGATGCTGATTGTTGTGACAACCTGCAGCACACTGATTCATATCTATTCTGTCGGCTATATGCAGGGAGACAAGGGCTACTACCGTTTTTTTGCATATCTCAGCCTTTTTACTTTCTGTATGCTGATGCTTGTCATGGCTAATAACTTCCTCCAGTTATATTTCGGGTGGGAGGGCGTCGGTTTGTGTTCATACTTTCTCATTGGATATTACTTTGACAAGAAATCAGCCTCTGATGCAGGCAAAAAGGCTTTTATAGTGAACAGATTCGGCGACTTCGGCTTTGGCCTCGGAATAATAATGATATTCCTTACATTCGGAACCGTTTATTATGAGCCTGTCTTTTCACAGGCAAAGGGCCTTGCAGCACAGACAATTAATTTCCTTGGATATGATGTGCATCTTATGACATTGATTGCGCTTCTTCTTTTCTGCGGCTCAATCGGGAAGTCAGCACAGATGCCGCTCCATGTATGGCTTCCTGATGCAATGGAGGGCCCCACGCCTGTAAGCGCGCTGATACACGCAGCAACAATGGTAACGGCAGGCGTTTTTCTCGTTGCAAGGTGCAGCCCGATATTCAGCCTTTCTGAAACAGCGCTTATAGTGGTTGCATTAACAGGGGCTATAACATCACTCTTTGCTGCAACAATAGGCCTTGTACAGAATGATATAAAAAGGATTATCGCGTATTCAACTATCAGCCAGCTCGGATATATGTTCCTTGCAGCAGGGGTCGGAGCTTACACCGCAGGAATGTTCCATCTTTATACGCATGCATTCTTTAAAGCCCTTCTATTTCTCTGTGCAGGAAGCGTTATGCACGCAATGGCAGGAGAGCTTGACCTTCAGAAGATGGGCGGACTCAAGAAATATATGCCCGTTACATACTGGACAATGCTTATTGCATCATTGAGCATTGCAGGCGTGCCCGGCTTTGCAGGATTCTTCAGCAAGGATGAAATACTCTGGCTTGCATATTCAGGGCAGAGTCCTGTGGGGAAATTCGTGTGGGCTATCGGCACTGTGGTTGCGTTCCTTACAGCCTTCTACTCATTCAGGCTTATATTCCTCACGTTCCACGGAAAATTCCGGGGCACGCACGAACAGGAGCATCATCTCCACGAATCTCCAAAGGCGATGACAATACCATTGATGATTCTCTGCATCGGCGCTGTTGCATCAGGATGGATTGGGATTCCCCATCTACTTGGAGGCGGCGCGCATTTCACGGAATTTTTAAAACCTGTGCTCGGGCATCCCGAAGCGCACGGCACACATGCAGAGGAATGGATGGTGATGGCGATATCAATAATTGCAGGTTTTTCAGGGATAGGGCTTGCAGCATTATTCTATCTCATAAAGACTGATATTCCTGTCATGCTCGCGCAGAAATTCAATGCCGCATATAAAGTGCTCTGGAATAAATACTATGTGGATGAACTTTACAGTCTTATAATTGTGAGGCCAACAATCTGGACAGCTAAGAATATACTTATTGGTATTACGGATGCAAGGATTATTGAGGCTGTTGTTAATGGAGTTCCTAAAGGCATTGGAGAGTTAAGCAGGATATTGAGGAAAGCCCAGACAGGCTTGTTACAGCACTATGCAGCGATAATGGCGCTTGGTGTGTTAGTTATAGTTGCCATGATGCTTCTGAGGTAA
- a CDS encoding NADH-quinone oxidoreductase subunit M: MEQVIINNLGFPILSTLIFLPIAGAALLLLISRSNENLIKWLSLIVSTAAFIISIPLFTEFKKSTHLMQFTEKHAWIPSLNINYSLGIDGISILFVLLSALITILCVLISWNSIKAKTKEFYISILIMEGAMIGVFCSLDFMLFYLFWEAMLIPMYLLIGVWGGPNRIYAAVKFFLFTLVGSVLMLVGIIVLYYQAGGTFDILELTTKAYPYQLQLWLFWAFFAAFAVKVPMFPVHTWLPDAHTEAPTAGSVILAAVLIKMGAYGFIRFSLPLFPEASKAMTPVMLTLSVIAIIYGAVICLAQTDLKRLIAYSSVSHMGFVTLGIFALNLQGMEGGILQMINHGIVTGALFLSVGMIYDRTHTRQISDYGGVASVMPVYASLFMVFTLASIGLPATNGFIGEFLIILGGFKANQWAGVLAATGIIIGAGYMLWLYQRVFFMETNQKIAQMGLADINLREIITLLPMIILIFWIGVYPNLFLDFMHESVKHLLERINAGGGTETGIAKNILEIIK; this comes from the coding sequence ATGGAACAGGTGATAATAAATAACTTAGGTTTTCCGATATTGAGCACATTGATATTCCTGCCAATTGCAGGCGCGGCTCTTTTGCTCCTGATAAGCAGGTCTAATGAAAACCTCATAAAATGGCTGAGCCTTATTGTGAGCACGGCGGCATTTATTATTTCAATTCCTTTGTTTACGGAGTTCAAGAAGTCCACGCACCTTATGCAGTTTACAGAAAAACATGCATGGATTCCTTCGTTGAATATTAATTACAGTCTCGGCATTGACGGCATAAGCATACTGTTTGTCCTTCTCTCAGCCCTTATTACAATACTCTGCGTTCTTATCTCATGGAATTCCATCAAGGCAAAGACAAAGGAATTTTATATCTCTATTCTGATAATGGAAGGCGCAATGATAGGCGTTTTCTGTTCGCTGGATTTCATGCTCTTCTATCTGTTCTGGGAGGCGATGCTGATACCTATGTATCTTTTGATAGGCGTATGGGGCGGGCCTAACAGAATTTATGCCGCTGTAAAATTCTTCCTCTTCACGCTTGTTGGAAGCGTGCTTATGCTTGTCGGAATAATCGTCCTTTATTATCAGGCAGGCGGGACCTTTGACATACTTGAACTTACGACAAAGGCATATCCCTATCAATTGCAGCTCTGGCTCTTCTGGGCGTTCTTTGCTGCATTTGCCGTAAAGGTGCCGATGTTCCCTGTGCATACGTGGCTTCCTGATGCGCATACGGAGGCTCCTACGGCGGGAAGCGTTATTCTTGCGGCTGTTCTTATAAAGATGGGCGCTTATGGTTTTATCAGGTTCTCATTGCCGTTATTCCCTGAGGCGTCAAAGGCAATGACGCCTGTAATGCTTACGCTTTCTGTTATTGCGATAATTTACGGCGCGGTGATATGCCTTGCCCAGACAGATTTAAAGAGGCTTATCGCATACAGCTCTGTCAGCCACATGGGTTTCGTAACGCTCGGAATATTTGCCCTGAATTTGCAGGGCATGGAAGGCGGAATACTCCAGATGATAAACCATGGCATAGTCACGGGCGCTTTGTTTTTGAGCGTCGGAATGATTTATGACAGGACTCATACACGGCAGATTTCTGATTACGGAGGAGTCGCTTCCGTAATGCCTGTGTATGCGTCTTTGTTTATGGTGTTTACGCTTGCATCAATAGGGCTTCCGGCAACAAACGGGTTCATAGGAGAGTTCCTGATTATTCTCGGAGGGTTCAAGGCTAATCAATGGGCAGGCGTGCTTGCGGCAACAGGCATAATCATAGGCGCAGGTTATATGCTATGGCTCTATCAGAGGGTTTTTTTCATGGAGACAAACCAGAAGATAGCACAGATGGGGCTTGCAGATATTAATCTAAGGGAAATAATAACCCTTCTGCCGATGATCATACTGATATTCTGGATCGGAGTTTATCCCAATTTGTTCTTGGACTTCATGCACGAATCTGTAAAACACCTGCTTGAAAGGATAAACGCCGGAGGCGGCACAGAGACGGGTATAGCAAAAAATATTCTGGAGATAATCAAATGA
- a CDS encoding NADH-quinone oxidoreductase subunit N codes for MPDLGPVMPEIVMTCLALLILLSELVIKRKETIAFLSIVSVAVVTYLLAGSTGTTFNGMFIADGYSLFFKLIFMLNVVLTVLISVKYIAIEKVNFGEYYGLILFSTLGMMLMASAGDLITLYIGLELMALSTYVLAGFLRHDIKSNEAAIKYFLLGAFASAFLLYGISLIYGLTGTTDLHAISSYISQKGLSGNPVLTLSMIMFAVALSFKIAAVPFHMWAPDVYEGAPTSITAFMSVGPKAAGFALIGRVFMTAFGAARIEWTGILIPIAILTMAVGNIIALSQTNIKRMLAYSSIAHAGYMLLGIIAGTSEGLASVLNYLFIYAFMNIGAFAVVIMLRSEGFKGDNISDYEGLAKTHPLAAALMLVFMFSLTGIPPTAGFMGKFYLFMSAVSAGYTWLAVTAVIFSAISAYFYLRIVMYMYMKEPKTEVQLSASPGIALALAITVIAVLVIGVLPSKVISVARIAAGF; via the coding sequence ATGCCTGACCTTGGGCCGGTTATGCCTGAAATCGTAATGACTTGCCTTGCCCTTCTCATCCTTCTTTCAGAGCTTGTGATTAAAAGAAAAGAGACAATCGCTTTCCTGAGCATCGTGAGCGTTGCAGTGGTTACCTATCTGCTTGCCGGTTCCACGGGAACCACGTTTAACGGCATGTTTATAGCTGACGGCTACAGCCTGTTTTTCAAGCTTATATTTATGCTTAATGTTGTTCTGACTGTCCTTATATCAGTGAAATACATTGCAATTGAAAAAGTGAATTTCGGGGAATATTACGGCCTTATACTCTTTTCCACTCTTGGCATGATGCTTATGGCATCGGCAGGAGACTTGATAACCCTTTATATCGGGCTTGAGCTTATGGCTTTGAGCACTTATGTGCTCGCGGGATTCCTCAGGCACGATATAAAGTCTAACGAGGCTGCAATAAAGTATTTCCTCCTCGGCGCGTTCGCTTCGGCATTTTTGCTCTACGGCATATCATTGATATACGGGCTTACAGGCACGACAGACCTTCATGCAATATCCTCATATATATCACAGAAAGGGCTTTCAGGCAATCCTGTTTTAACGCTGTCTATGATCATGTTTGCGGTTGCTTTATCGTTCAAGATAGCTGCCGTTCCTTTCCATATGTGGGCGCCTGATGTTTACGAGGGCGCGCCTACTTCCATCACTGCGTTTATGTCTGTGGGGCCTAAGGCTGCCGGGTTTGCCCTGATTGGAAGGGTTTTCATGACAGCATTCGGCGCGGCAAGAATTGAATGGACAGGCATTCTTATCCCGATAGCGATACTCACAATGGCTGTCGGAAACATAATTGCCCTTTCCCAGACCAATATAAAGAGAATGCTTGCGTATTCTTCAATAGCACATGCGGGTTATATGCTTCTTGGAATAATTGCAGGGACATCTGAAGGCCTGGCAAGTGTTCTGAATTATCTGTTTATTTATGCATTCATGAACATAGGCGCATTTGCAGTTGTGATTATGCTCAGGTCAGAGGGATTTAAGGGAGATAATATCTCTGATTATGAGGGGCTTGCAAAGACACATCCATTAGCTGCCGCCTTGATGCTTGTATTTATGTTTTCACTTACAGGGATTCCACCCACGGCAGGGTTTATGGGCAAGTTTTATCTTTTCATGAGCGCAGTAAGCGCAGGATATACATGGCTTGCAGTGACGGCGGTTATATTCAGCGCGATATCAGCATATTTTTATCTGCGAATCGTAATGTACATGTACATGAAAGAACCCAAGACCGAAGTTCAGCTTTCTGCCTCTCCGGGGATAGCCCTTGCGCTTGCAATAACAGTAATCGCAGTTCTGGTTATCGGAGTGCTGCCCTCAAAAGTCATCAGTGTTGCCCGCATAGCAGCAGGATTTTAA
- a CDS encoding TraB/GumN family protein, translating to MRKLTARFLPFFLILFLLDASLYAHNAAAQNQKTFMWKVQSKTSTVYVLGSVHLMKKEVYPLNNKIEDAFEKSNILAVEANINDAAKLDLQKLLTSAFYPGNETLEKHVSKETYELVKKETGSMGMPLELINKQKPWFLAMTLESIELMKLGFNPQYGIDNHFLKKAAGKKKIMELESLDYQINLLSGFSDEEQELFLLHTLKDLKILKQEIDKLLQAWLTGDAKGIESIASRVNGDRRIARIYEKLYYERNANMTSMIEEFLKTNESYFVVVGAGHLVGNKGIIELLKRKGYPVEQI from the coding sequence ATGAGAAAATTAACGGCAAGGTTTCTGCCTTTTTTCTTGATTCTATTTCTGCTTGATGCGTCTCTGTATGCCCACAATGCTGCTGCTCAAAATCAGAAGACATTCATGTGGAAAGTCCAGTCAAAGACATCAACCGTTTATGTGCTCGGCTCTGTGCACCTCATGAAAAAAGAGGTTTATCCTTTAAACAATAAAATCGAAGATGCTTTTGAAAAATCAAATATTCTCGCAGTAGAGGCAAATATCAATGATGCAGCTAAACTGGATTTGCAGAAATTACTGACAAGCGCCTTCTATCCGGGAAATGAAACACTGGAAAAACATGTTTCAAAAGAGACTTACGAGCTCGTCAAAAAAGAAACAGGGAGCATGGGCATGCCCCTTGAGCTGATAAACAAACAAAAACCATGGTTTTTAGCAATGACATTGGAATCAATAGAACTCATGAAACTGGGGTTTAATCCCCAATACGGGATAGACAATCATTTCCTTAAAAAGGCTGCGGGAAAGAAAAAGATAATGGAACTTGAAAGCCTTGATTATCAGATTAATCTCCTTTCAGGATTTTCTGATGAAGAGCAGGAACTGTTTTTACTTCATACGCTGAAAGATTTAAAAATACTTAAACAGGAAATTGATAAGCTTCTTCAGGCTTGGCTGACAGGAGATGCAAAAGGCATAGAATCAATAGCATCGAGAGTAAACGGAGACAGGCGGATCGCCCGGATATATGAAAAGCTCTACTACGAAAGAAATGCAAATATGACATCCATGATAGAAGAATTCTTAAAAACAAACGAGAGCTACTTTGTTGTTGTCGGCGCAGGGCACCTTGTCGGGAATAAAGGGATTATAGAGCTGCTGAAAAGGAAGGGTTATCCTGTTGAACAGATATGA
- a CDS encoding 2-oxo acid dehydrogenase subunit E2, with product MPYDFVLPDLGEGITEGEIRRWLVKEGDAVEEHQTVLEIETDKAVVEVPSPKKGKVLKINKNIGDIAKVGEVLMTISEAGEAVEEKPKAEERPKSVSVVGVLPEEEEEILATPAVRALAKELGVKLESIKGSGPGGSITKDDVTEASAKGKKTEDQYGAIERLAIKGLRRTIAKNLITSQKTTAFVTGMDEADITELWNLREREKKTIQGKGIHLTFLPFFIKAVQHALAEHPLLNASVDEQREEIIIKKYYNIGVAVDTPDGLMVPVIKNADKKTILELASEIQVLSVKARERKIMLEEIKGSTFTITNYGHFGGWFATPIINYPDVAILGTGKISEKPWVKDGQIVIRKILPLSLTFDHRVTDGVDSAKFLSKVIQYLEDPALLFIESA from the coding sequence ATGCCTTATGATTTTGTTTTGCCTGATTTAGGTGAAGGCATCACAGAGGGCGAGATACGGAGATGGCTTGTCAAGGAAGGCGATGCTGTTGAAGAGCATCAGACTGTTCTTGAGATAGAGACAGACAAGGCAGTGGTGGAAGTCCCATCCCCTAAAAAAGGGAAGGTCTTGAAGATAAACAAAAACATCGGCGATATTGCAAAGGTCGGTGAGGTATTGATGACTATTTCGGAAGCAGGCGAAGCTGTTGAAGAAAAGCCAAAAGCAGAAGAAAGGCCAAAATCTGTTTCTGTTGTCGGCGTATTGCCTGAAGAAGAGGAAGAAATACTTGCAACGCCTGCTGTAAGGGCATTGGCAAAAGAGCTTGGCGTTAAGCTTGAATCAATCAAAGGATCGGGTCCGGGCGGAAGCATTACGAAAGATGATGTCACAGAGGCCTCTGCAAAAGGCAAAAAGACTGAAGACCAGTACGGCGCGATAGAGAGGCTGGCGATAAAAGGATTGAGAAGGACCATAGCAAAGAACCTCATTACATCACAAAAGACAACTGCCTTTGTAACAGGAATGGATGAGGCAGACATTACCGAGTTATGGAATCTGAGAGAGAGGGAGAAAAAAACCATACAAGGGAAAGGCATTCATCTTACATTTCTGCCATTTTTCATTAAAGCTGTGCAACATGCACTTGCAGAGCATCCTTTGCTTAATGCATCTGTTGATGAACAAAGGGAAGAGATAATAATCAAAAAATATTACAACATCGGCGTTGCCGTTGACACGCCTGACGGCTTGATGGTTCCAGTGATAAAAAATGCCGACAAAAAGACCATTCTTGAACTCGCCTCAGAGATTCAGGTGTTAAGCGTTAAAGCGCGAGAGAGAAAGATAATGCTTGAAGAGATAAAGGGGAGCACTTTTACAATCACAAATTACGGACATTTCGGAGGATGGTTTGCAACGCCAATAATCAATTATCCTGATGTTGCGATACTCGGCACAGGCAAGATTTCCGAAAAGCCGTGGGTCAAGGACGGCCAGATTGTTATCAGAAAAATCCTGCCGTTATCGCTTACCTTTGACCACAGGGTGACAGACGGTGTTGATTCAGCAAAGTTTTTGTCTAAAGTTATTCAATACCTTGAAGACCCGGCACTGCTGTTTATTGAGAGTGCATGA
- a CDS encoding type II toxin-antitoxin system death-on-curing family toxin, with translation MKYLTAEQVLFIHSRLIDETGGSHGIRDLGLLQSAVARPMATFGGEDLYPNIFQKAAALMESLVKNHPFIDGNKRTAISSTGLFLRINGFNLETSQKELEDFTLNMATGKASVTDTAKWFKRYSQKISF, from the coding sequence GTGAAATATCTTACAGCCGAACAAGTGCTTTTCATTCACAGCAGGCTGATTGATGAGACAGGCGGCTCTCACGGGATAAGGGACTTGGGGCTTCTTCAGTCTGCGGTAGCAAGGCCGATGGCAACCTTCGGAGGAGAAGACCTCTATCCTAATATTTTTCAAAAAGCAGCGGCGCTCATGGAATCGCTTGTCAAAAATCATCCGTTTATTGACGGGAACAAACGGACAGCAATTTCATCGACCGGACTATTCCTTCGCATAAACGGCTTTAATCTTGAAACATCGCAGAAAGAACTTGAGGACTTTACCCTCAACATGGCAACTGGAAAAGCCTCGGTCACCGATACGGCAAAGTGGTTCAAACGATATTCGCAGAAAATAAGTTTCTGA
- a CDS encoding AbrB/MazE/SpoVT family DNA-binding domain-containing protein, translating into MHRKLCSIGNSQGVSIPREMIEKLNLSVGSEVDIALDKSGERIILEPVKKKKYPRGIDREFVSQVNEFIEKYRPALKALAKK; encoded by the coding sequence ATGCACAGAAAATTATGCTCTATAGGAAACAGTCAGGGAGTATCAATCCCGCGCGAGATGATTGAAAAGCTGAATCTCTCTGTCGGCTCCGAGGTTGACATTGCTCTTGATAAGTCCGGTGAAAGGATTATTCTTGAGCCTGTAAAAAAGAAAAAATATCCCAGGGGAATAGACAGGGAATTTGTCTCACAGGTGAATGAATTCATTGAAAAATACCGCCCGGCTCTGAAAGCGCTTGCAAAGAAGTGA
- a CDS encoding CoA-binding protein produces MSLDSLFKPKSVALIGAAHSEEKLGGVILKNLLKFKGNVYPVNPKYGELMGLKAYPSARDIPEPVDLAIIMRPAAEVPEILRELAGRTKSVIIASSGFAEIGENELQDEVIKAGKEIGVRILGPNCMGIYNPSHRLDTFFLPDERLKRPKKGNVAVVSQSGAILSCLLGALETSNTGVSKAIGYGNAIDIDEADIYEYLAKDRNTGVVISYIESLGNGRKFIEKAKVLSEKKPLLILKAGKGVSGQAAAFSHTGRLAGKYEVFHSILRQFGIREVEDFDMLIDAAKALAFQGRAAREKKEWEIGNRVLIITNGGGSGVLAADECMRQGLDVAKLHVDKTEKLKQIFPHFYGINNPIDLTAQVRDEDYVTALNELKDDYDGFLVIALSNVYGITERLPEMIKACKADINKPVVFHIAQSGISKKLTALLEKAKIPVYPSPERAVRGLKALLRI; encoded by the coding sequence ATGAGCCTTGATTCTCTATTTAAGCCCAAATCCGTTGCCCTCATCGGCGCGGCGCACAGCGAAGAGAAGCTCGGCGGCGTGATTCTTAAGAATCTCCTCAAGTTCAAAGGGAATGTTTATCCTGTAAATCCTAAATACGGCGAGCTTATGGGGTTAAAAGCGTATCCTTCTGCCCGTGATATTCCGGAACCTGTGGATCTGGCAATAATCATGAGGCCCGCTGCTGAAGTCCCTGAAATACTCAGAGAGCTTGCGGGCAGGACAAAAAGTGTAATCATTGCCAGTTCCGGGTTTGCGGAAATTGGGGAGAACGAGCTTCAGGATGAAGTTATAAAGGCAGGCAAGGAGATAGGCGTAAGAATCCTCGGCCCAAACTGCATGGGCATATATAATCCATCTCACAGGCTGGATACATTTTTCCTTCCTGACGAGAGGCTGAAAAGGCCTAAAAAAGGGAATGTGGCTGTTGTATCGCAGAGCGGTGCCATCCTGAGCTGCTTATTGGGTGCGCTTGAGACTTCAAACACAGGTGTATCAAAGGCAATAGGATACGGCAATGCAATAGACATTGATGAGGCGGATATATACGAATACCTTGCCAAAGACAGAAATACCGGCGTCGTAATTTCGTACATTGAATCACTGGGCAATGGAAGAAAGTTTATTGAAAAGGCAAAAGTTTTATCGGAGAAAAAACCATTGCTCATCCTCAAGGCAGGCAAGGGTGTAAGCGGGCAGGCGGCAGCATTTTCGCATACAGGGAGGCTTGCAGGGAAATATGAGGTCTTCCATTCAATACTCAGACAGTTCGGAATAAGGGAAGTGGAGGATTTTGATATGCTTATTGATGCGGCAAAGGCGCTCGCATTTCAGGGACGAGCGGCGAGAGAGAAGAAAGAATGGGAAATTGGGAACAGAGTGCTTATCATTACAAATGGCGGAGGCTCCGGAGTTTTGGCTGCTGATGAATGCATGAGGCAGGGGCTTGATGTGGCAAAGCTGCACGTAGATAAAACGGAAAAACTCAAACAGATATTCCCTCACTTTTACGGAATCAACAACCCGATTGACCTTACTGCGCAAGTCAGGGATGAGGATTATGTTACGGCGTTAAATGAATTAAAAGACGACTACGATGGATTCTTGGTTATTGCCCTGTCAAATGTATATGGGATTACAGAGAGGCTTCCTGAAATGATAAAGGCTTGCAAGGCTGATATAAATAAACCGGTTGTTTTCCATATCGCACAGAGCGGCATATCAAAGAAACTGACCGCTCTTCTCGAAAAAGCAAAAATCCCTGTCTATCCCTCGCCTGAAAGGGCAGTCAGGGGATTAAAGGCGCTTTTACGTATTTAA